Proteins from a genomic interval of Diospyros lotus cultivar Yz01 chromosome 6, ASM1463336v1, whole genome shotgun sequence:
- the LOC127804541 gene encoding uncharacterized protein LOC127804541 codes for MGGLLDDAPHTDDDCDNKTDDNSDDSDCDNSDGGGDERGVSPEYPEVRFSGSQFEDNHLQRNWIIPGVENYAIEKTRPEVSIPYQGDLLHMGALFKSKQELILAFGQYCVDVKMDYQVRRLCTIRFEAGCKDVNCKFMLYARCRPGYSFWHVVKFMPSHTCTSDVYDSHFRSVKNIVIESLFFERVAGSEYTPRILMGELLEQHGVQIMYTKVWRSLQHAKRLTYGNADESYRQLPSYFHMLKEINPGSITAIETNENNCFLYSFFALGACLHGFRSYIKSVVTVDATHLKGEHKRVIFVATCKDGEEMIYPIAFGFGDGESDRSWIWFLTKLRKAIGVREDLVIVSDRHQSIANAMSHVFPFVPHVFCFFHLKQNLKKRCRQQKDVMTTFYLAAYNYTTIECNTYLA; via the coding sequence ATGGGTGGTTTGTTAGATGACGCTCCACATACGGATGATGATTGTGATAATAAAACTGATGATAATAGTGACGATAGCGATTGTGATAATAgtgatggtggtggtgatgaAAGAGGAGTGAGTCCGGAGTACCCAGAAGTAAGATTTTCAGGTTCACAATTTGAAGATAACCATTTACAAAGAAACTGGATTATTCCTggtgtagaaaattatgcaattgagaAAACAAGACCCGAAGTGTCGATTCCATACCAAGGTGATCTTTTACACATGGGTGCACTCTTCAAAAGTAAACAGgaactaattttggcatttggacaatattgtgttgatgtgaagatGGACTACCAAGTCAGACGTTTGTGCACAATTCGATTTGAGGCTGGTTGCAAGGATGTGAACTGCAAATTTATGCTTTATGCAAGATGCAGACCtggttattcattttggcaTGTGGTGAAATTTATGCCGAGTCACACGTGTACTTCGGATGTCTACGATTCACATTTTCGAAGTGTGAAGAATATTGTCATCGAAAGTTTGTTCTTTGAAAGAGTGGCGGGTAGTGAATATACACCTAGAATACTAATGGGGGAGTTGCTGGAGCAACATGGTGTGCAGATCATGTACACTAAAGTTTGGAGGTCTTTACAACATGCAAAGAGACTTACTTATGGTAATGCAGATGAATCATATCGGCAACTaccctcatattttcacatgttaaaagaaataaatccTGGCAGTATCACGGCAATAGAGacaaatgaaaataattgttttttatattcattttttgcactcGGAGCTTGCCTTCATGGTTTCCGGTCTTACATAAAATCGGTTGTTACCGTTGATGCCACACATTTGAAAGGTGAACACAAAAGGGTGATATTCGTTGCCACTTGCAAAGATGGGGAGGAAATGATTTATCCCATcgcttttggatttggagatggTGAGTCTGACAGATCATGGATATGGTTTTTGACGAAATTGAGAAAAGCTATTGGAGTGCGAGAAGATTTAGTCATTGTTTCTGATCGTCACCAAAGCATTGCAAATGCGATGAGTCATGTCTTCCCTTTTGTCCCacatgtcttttgtttcttccaccttaagcaaaacttgaagaaacgTTGTAGACAACAAAAAGATGTGATGACTACATTCTACCTTGCAGCATACAACTACACCACAATAGAGTGTAATACATACTTGGCATAA